The sequence ATTCCTATGTCCCACATTGTAAACGCCTACCCAAATGAGCAACCACTTGGTTTTATTCCTGGTCTTCGCTTGATGGGCACGGGTTTTCCTGGGCTTATTAGTGCTGGAACTTATATTTTACCAGATGGAATTATTTTTTGTGATGTCGTAAACCACGAAAATAGCATTGCCGTGGAACTTCGGAACGAATATTATAAAATGTTATTGATAGAGGTAGAAGAACCTTTGGAAGCCATTCATTTCTTAAACCAAAGGTAAATTTTCAAATCCCGAATTAACGAATCCCCAGTTAACGAATCCCTAATTAACGCATCCCAAATTCACCAATCCCCAATTATAATTTCGTAAATTTGCAACTTCGTTTTTTTACTTATTAAACCACCACTATGACTAATATAATTTTGTTTGGCCCTCCTGGTTCTGGAAAAGGTACACAAGCTACTTTTTTGAAAGAAAAATACAACTTGGTACACATCTCTACGGGCGATGTTTTTCGATATAACATTAAAAATGAAACCGATCTTGGCAATCTTGCTAAATCCTTTATGGCAAAAGGAAAGTTGGTGCCAGACGAAATAACCATCGATATGTTAAGCAACGAGGTTGATAAAAACTGTGATGCCAATGGTTTTATTTTTGACGGTTTCCCAAGAACACAAGCACAAGCAGAAGCTTTGGGGCATTTGATGGATGATAAAGACACCCAAATAGACGCTATGGTTGCTCTGGAAGTAGATGACGAAATACTGGTAGAGCGCCTTTTAGAAAGAGGAAAAACCAGCGGTAGAACAGACGATGCTGATGAAAAAATTATAAGAAACCGAATCAAGGTTTATTATAATGAAACCGCCATTCTAAAAGAGTATTACCAAAAACTCAACAAGTTTCACGGCGTTGATGGCGTAGGAAGCATTGAAGATATTACAGAAAGATTAAGCAAAGTAATAGATAGTTTATAGTTTAGAATTTGTGGTTTGGAGTTCCCAAACAATAAAAAATAAACAATAAACAATAAACAATAGATAGGTGACTGAAGGCAATTTTGTAGACTACGTAAAAGTCCATATAACCTCTGGAAAAGGAGGTCAAGGCAGCAAGCACATGAGGCGGGAAAAATATATTCCTAAAGGTGGGCCTGATGGCGGTGATGGTGGTCGTGGAGGTCACGTAATCGTGAAAGGGAACAAAAACCTTTGGACGCTTTACCATCTTAAATTTAAAAGACACTTTAAAGCCGAGCACGGTTCTAGCGGAAGCAAACAAACTAGCACCGGAGCCGATGGCGCCGATGTTTATATTGAAGTTCCACTAGGAACAGTTGTTCGTGATAAGGAAACGGAAGAAATATTATTTGAAATCACCGAAGACGGTGAAGAAAAAATAGTTGCAAAAGGTGGTCGCGGCGGACTTGGAAACGCACACTTTAAAACAGCCACCAATCAAACCCCACGCTATTCGCAGCCGGGGGAAGAAGGTCTGGAATTAGATGTCGTTCTGGAACTTAAAATACTTGCAGATGTAGGTCTTGTAGGTTTTCCAAATGCTGGAAAATCCACCTTACTTTCTGTTATTACGGCGGCCAAGCCGAAGATTGCCAATTATGAATTTACAACCCTAAAACCCAACTTAGGCATTGTGGAATACCGTGATTACAAAACTTTTGTAGTTGCAGATATTCCTGGAATTATTGAAGGTGCTGCTGAAGGAAAAGGTATTGGTCATCGTTTTCTTCGTCATATTGAACGAAATTCTACCTTGTTATTTTTAGTTCCAGCCGATGCGCCGGACATTAAGGAACAGTACGAAATTTTGGTAGATGAATTACGCCGTTACAACCCACAACTTTTAGACAAAGAACGTTTGGTAGCCATAAGCAAAAGCGACATGCTAGACGACGAACTGAAAGCAGAAATGAAAAAGGTTCTAGACAAGGAATTTAAAGGCATTCCGTATATGTTTATTTCGTCTGTTGCTCATCAAGGATTGACGGAGTTGAAGGATAAGCTTTGGACGATGCTTAATTAGTTGTCTGTGGTAAGTTGTCTGTCGATATTGTTACTTTTCTTAAAAATTTCTTAAATAAATTTTTATAGGTCGTTTTTTTCCTTTTTCTTGCCACTTCAAATGCACGATTATGAAAAAAGGATTACTCTTCGTTTTGTTATTGGTTATTTCTACGAATTTATTTAGTCAAATTGGGTTTCAAATTCACGATGTCGTTAGTGATAATAAAAACTCAATTTCAATAAATTCTGTTGCTACTGCTGATTTGGATGGCGATGGCGACTTAGATGTAGTTTATGCACAATCGAGTGGGGGACATGGCTTATATTGGTATGAAAATCTTGACGGACAAGGAATTTTTGGTAATCGTCATACAATAACTGCTACTGCTATTTTGGAAAAAGATGTTGAAATTGCAGATTTGGATGGCGATGGTGATCTTGATGTGATTTTAGCGTCAAGTAATGACAACACGGTTGCATGGTATAAAAATCTTGATGGAAATGGTAATTTTGGAACTGCCATAATAATTACTCAAATAGCGGTACGGGTTCAAACCATTCGAACTACAGATATTGATGGGGATGGTGATTTAGATATATTGTCAGCTTCCAGCAATGATGGAAAAATTGCGTGGTATGAAAATCTGGATGGATTAGGAAATTTTGGTGCTCAAAAAGTTATTGCAACTGAAACTTTCGCAAGTGGCCTATACTCCTCTGATATGGACGGCGATGGGGACATGGATGTTTTTTTTACTAAAAACGCCAACTATGGAAAGGTTTTTTGGTTAAAAAATTTAGATGGTGCTGGAATTTTCGGACCCAAACAAGAAATCGCCTCTTATACAAATTCAGGATTTGAGATAGTTTATACCGTTGACATAGATTCTGATGGCGATCAAGATGTTTTCTATTCATATGCCTCGACTGTAGCGTGGCGAGAAAATACCGATGGATTAGGTACATTGGGTACGGAACAATTAGTAACTGACCTTTCATTGTTTGTGACGGAAATAATTGCCGATGATATTGATAACGATGGAGATTTAGATATTATCGCAAGCTCTAGATACGACAATAAGGTGGCTTGGTATGAAAATGTAGATGGGTTGGGTCAATTCGGATCACAAAATATTATAACGAGATATGCGATGGATGTACGTTCAATTGTATCAGGCGATATAAATAATGATGGCACTTTAGATATAGTTTCAGGCTCCTATGATGATGGAAAATTAGCTTGGTATAAAAACCAAGATGGCGTTGGCACATTTGGACTACCTATTTCCATTGCAAAAAATGCTTATCTTATTTCTGGAATATATTACGAAGATTTAGATAATGATGGAGATTTGGATTTGCTTACAACATCAACAGGTGATAATGAAATTGCATGGTATCCAAATCTAGATGGCCAGGGAGATTTTAGTTATCAACATGTAATATCAAACAGCACACTTGGATCGGAATACACTTCAATAGTTGATTTGGACCAAGATGGATATAAAGATGTAGTTACTTTTGACGGTGAAATAGTGTGGTTTGAACATATTGATGGCTTGGGAAATTTTAACCCAAAACAGACCCTGATTCCTCAAATACAAGGTATGAACTCTTTTAATATGGTAGATATTGATGGAGATAACGATATGGACATTCTTGTTTTAAACGTGCAAAGCAATATTTTTTGGTTTGAAAACACAGATGGTTTGGGCTCTTTTAGTTCGCAAAGACCAATTGTAAATCCGGTTTCAAATGTTAGCCTAACTTATACAGCAGATTTGGATTCAGATGGGGATAAAGATTTGTTATATTGCAACAATGTGGGCATATTTTGGAGTAGAAATACAGATGGTTTGGGAAATTTTGAATATGTTGGTCCAGTAGCTACAACAAATCTCGACGAACCTGCCTTCATAACTACTGGTGATGTTGACAATGATGGAGACTTAGACATTTTTTGTGCGTCAAAAGAAAACGATTTGTTGTGCTGGTATGAAAACGAAAATGGTCTTGGTCAATTTGGTTCACAAAACATTATTAATGAAAGTATTTATTCAGCGTATGGAAATCTAGTTGAAGTGGGAGATATTGACAACGATGGGGATATAGATGTAGTTTTTGATGATAGTCCCGGACTTGTTTGGGCAGAAAATATAGATGGAATCGGAACATTTAGTTCCCCTCAGCCGATAGCTTCCTATACCTTTCCTTATAATGACAAGATCAAAATCGTTGATGTTAATAACGATGGTAATAATGATATAATTTCTTCCAATTTTAGTTTATTAAAATGGTGTGAAAATTTGGGCGTTTTAGGAAACTCTTTACAGGGAAAGTTAACTTTGGATGCAGATTCTAATGGATGCGGTGGGGCCGATGCTGGAATTTCATCTATTATGATTACAACAGATAATGGTGTTGATAGTTTTGCCACTTTCACAGACCCTAGTGGAAATTATTCTATGCAGGTAAACGAGGGAGATTTTATAACAACATCAAATGGTTTACCAAATTATTACAATACTATACCAGATTCACAAACAACCACATTTGTGGGTACTGGCAATACAGAAACGATAGATTTTTGTGCGGGATTTAATACGTCAGTAAATGACTTAAATATAAGTATTGTGCCTATCACACAAGCGCGCCCAGGATTTGAAGTGAGATATAGAATTATATACCAAAATATTGGAACAACATTATTGAACGGTGAAGTTATGCTGGAATTTGATGATTCAAAAATCAACTTTTTAAGCGCAAGTGAAAATGTTGACTCGCAAACTAATAACTCTCTAACATTTAATTATTCAAATTTAGACTTATTCGAAACAAGAATCATTGACTTGATTTTTAATGTTCCAACTAGTACTAATGTAGGTGATGAGCTTTTTTTTACTACTACTGTTAACCCAATTTCGGGGGATATTTCACCGGAAGACAATGTATTTTATTTTAAACAAAAGGTTGTTGGATCATACGACCCAAATGACATTACAGTATTAGAGGGAAGCGAGATTTATTTTGATGATATTGACAAGTATTTGCATTACGTAATTCGATTTAAAAATATTGGAACTGCAGAAGCCATTAACATTAAAGTTAAAAACATATTAGATGCAAATCTAGATTGGTCAACCTTACAGATAGAAAATGTAAGCCATGCAAACAGAATAGAAATAACAAACCAAAATAAAATAGATTTTATTTTCGATAATATTTACTTGCCCTCTAGTAGTATAGATGAACCAAATTCTCATGGATTTATTGCATATAAAATAAAACCTAAAAGCACACTGGAAGTTGGAAATATAGTGTTTAATAGCGCTAGTATATTTTTCGATTTTAATGCGCCCATCATCACTAATACAGTTTCAACAACAGTAGTGGAAAATCTTGGTGTTGAAGAATTTAGTTTGGATGGGATGGTTCATTTATACCCTAACCCAGTTTCATCAACCCTTCAAATAAAAATTTCAAAAACCATTTCCTTCGATAAAGCAATCATCTATTCAACATTAGGCAAACAGATCCTTGAAACTTCAGAAAAACAAATCAATCTCGAAGCCCTTTCCGCAGGAATCTATTTTGTGGAAGTGTTTACTGATATAGGAAGTATAACCAAGAAAATTGTTAAAGAATAACAAAGCCAAAACTAAAGGCAGCTTTTTTCCGTATTTTTAATGAAAAGAAAAACGCAATGAAGTTCCTCCCCATTTTAATACTCTCCATATTTCTTGCCTCCTGCGGCGCAACTGTAGCAGTAGATTACGACAAGCAAGTAGATTTTTCAAAATACAATTCCTATAATTATTTCCCAACAATAGACTCTGGTTTAAACCAACTAGACGATGGTCGGATTATGCAAATTACCGATAGTTTATTGCAACAGCGGGGTTTTGTGAAGAGCGAAACTCCTCAGTTTTATATCAACTTTTACGCTCGTGAAAGTATTTCAAATTCGCGAAACACCATTGGCATAGGTCTTGGTGGCGGTGGTGGAAATGTAGGTGTTGGTGTAAGCGGTGGTATTCCTATTGGTGGAAAAGTAATAAACCAACAATTTTCAATGGACTTTATTGATGTTGAAAAAGACAACTTAGTTTGGCAAGCAGTTGCCGATGGCGAAATGAAAGAAAAGTCAACTCCAAAGCAGAAAGAAGGGTATTATCTTTCAATGATTCAGAAGGTTTTGAGTAAGTATCCTCCGAAAAAATAAACTAGAAACTAAACCCAAAAACCCCCGTAACTCCAAATTTGCGAGCATCGGGATTGTCTAAATAATTCCCACGAAAATTGAAGTCCAATCTAAAGACTCTAAAGATATTTCCAACACCCACGCTCCATTCCCAGTAGATGTCTTCTGGAGCTTGATACACTATATTGGAAGCATTTAAGTCCTTGTTTTCTTGTGAGATTTCGCCATAAATTGCCCTAAAGGCAACAACTTCACGCAGATCTAATTTTCGCAACAAAGGAATT comes from Aequorivita sublithincola DSM 14238 and encodes:
- a CDS encoding T9SS type A sorting domain-containing protein, coding for MKKGLLFVLLLVISTNLFSQIGFQIHDVVSDNKNSISINSVATADLDGDGDLDVVYAQSSGGHGLYWYENLDGQGIFGNRHTITATAILEKDVEIADLDGDGDLDVILASSNDNTVAWYKNLDGNGNFGTAIIITQIAVRVQTIRTTDIDGDGDLDILSASSNDGKIAWYENLDGLGNFGAQKVIATETFASGLYSSDMDGDGDMDVFFTKNANYGKVFWLKNLDGAGIFGPKQEIASYTNSGFEIVYTVDIDSDGDQDVFYSYASTVAWRENTDGLGTLGTEQLVTDLSLFVTEIIADDIDNDGDLDIIASSRYDNKVAWYENVDGLGQFGSQNIITRYAMDVRSIVSGDINNDGTLDIVSGSYDDGKLAWYKNQDGVGTFGLPISIAKNAYLISGIYYEDLDNDGDLDLLTTSTGDNEIAWYPNLDGQGDFSYQHVISNSTLGSEYTSIVDLDQDGYKDVVTFDGEIVWFEHIDGLGNFNPKQTLIPQIQGMNSFNMVDIDGDNDMDILVLNVQSNIFWFENTDGLGSFSSQRPIVNPVSNVSLTYTADLDSDGDKDLLYCNNVGIFWSRNTDGLGNFEYVGPVATTNLDEPAFITTGDVDNDGDLDIFCASKENDLLCWYENENGLGQFGSQNIINESIYSAYGNLVEVGDIDNDGDIDVVFDDSPGLVWAENIDGIGTFSSPQPIASYTFPYNDKIKIVDVNNDGNNDIISSNFSLLKWCENLGVLGNSLQGKLTLDADSNGCGGADAGISSIMITTDNGVDSFATFTDPSGNYSMQVNEGDFITTSNGLPNYYNTIPDSQTTTFVGTGNTETIDFCAGFNTSVNDLNISIVPITQARPGFEVRYRIIYQNIGTTLLNGEVMLEFDDSKINFLSASENVDSQTNNSLTFNYSNLDLFETRIIDLIFNVPTSTNVGDELFFTTTVNPISGDISPEDNVFYFKQKVVGSYDPNDITVLEGSEIYFDDIDKYLHYVIRFKNIGTAEAINIKVKNILDANLDWSTLQIENVSHANRIEITNQNKIDFIFDNIYLPSSSIDEPNSHGFIAYKIKPKSTLEVGNIVFNSASIFFDFNAPIITNTVSTTVVENLGVEEFSLDGMVHLYPNPVSSTLQIKISKTISFDKAIIYSTLGKQILETSEKQINLEALSAGIYFVEVFTDIGSITKKIVKE
- a CDS encoding DUF4136 domain-containing protein; protein product: MKFLPILILSIFLASCGATVAVDYDKQVDFSKYNSYNYFPTIDSGLNQLDDGRIMQITDSLLQQRGFVKSETPQFYINFYARESISNSRNTIGIGLGGGGGNVGVGVSGGIPIGGKVINQQFSMDFIDVEKDNLVWQAVADGEMKEKSTPKQKEGYYLSMIQKVLSKYPPKK
- the obgE gene encoding GTPase ObgE, with protein sequence MTEGNFVDYVKVHITSGKGGQGSKHMRREKYIPKGGPDGGDGGRGGHVIVKGNKNLWTLYHLKFKRHFKAEHGSSGSKQTSTGADGADVYIEVPLGTVVRDKETEEILFEITEDGEEKIVAKGGRGGLGNAHFKTATNQTPRYSQPGEEGLELDVVLELKILADVGLVGFPNAGKSTLLSVITAAKPKIANYEFTTLKPNLGIVEYRDYKTFVVADIPGIIEGAAEGKGIGHRFLRHIERNSTLLFLVPADAPDIKEQYEILVDELRRYNPQLLDKERLVAISKSDMLDDELKAEMKKVLDKEFKGIPYMFISSVAHQGLTELKDKLWTMLN